From the Cervus elaphus chromosome 20, mCerEla1.1, whole genome shotgun sequence genome, one window contains:
- the PPCS gene encoding phosphopantothenate--cysteine ligase isoform X3, producing the protein MKMVPKMLSPLVKDWAPKAFIISFKLETDPSIIIDRARNALEVYRHQVVVANILDSRRSSVVIITKDSETKLLLSEEEVEKGIEIEEKIVDDLQSRHTAFIHDKN; encoded by the coding sequence ATGAAGATGGTGCCAAAAATGCTTTCTCCTTTGGTTAAAGACTGGGCTCCCAAAGCATTTATAATTTCCTTTAAGTTGGAGACTGACCCCTCCATCATAATTGATCGTGCACGGAATGCTTTAGAAGTTTATCGACATCAAGTGGTGGTGGCTAATATCCTTGATTCACGACGATCTTCTGTGGTTATTATAACCAAAGACTCAGAGACCAAGTTACTGTTATcagaggaagaagtagaaaaaggCATAGAGATAGAAGAGAAGATAGTGGATGATCTTCAGTCTCGACATACTGCTTTTATACATGACAAAAACTGA
- the PPCS gene encoding phosphopantothenate--cysteine ligase isoform X2, which produces MFYLAAAVSDFYVPASEMPEHKIQSSGGPLQITMKMVPKMLSPLVKDWAPKAFIISFKLETDPSIIIDRARNALEVYRHQVVVANILDSRRSSVVIITKDSETKLLLSEEEVEKGIEIEEKIVDDLQSRHTAFIHDKN; this is translated from the exons ATGTTTTACCTGGCTGCGGCCGTGTCAGATTTCTATGTTCCTGCCTCTGAAATGCCTGAACACAAGATCCAGTCATCTGGGGGCCCACTGCAG ATAACAATGAAGATGGTGCCAAAAATGCTTTCTCCTTTGGTTAAAGACTGGGCTCCCAAAGCATTTATAATTTCCTTTAAGTTGGAGACTGACCCCTCCATCATAATTGATCGTGCACGGAATGCTTTAGAAGTTTATCGACATCAAGTGGTGGTGGCTAATATCCTTGATTCACGACGATCTTCTGTGGTTATTATAACCAAAGACTCAGAGACCAAGTTACTGTTATcagaggaagaagtagaaaaaggCATAGAGATAGAAGAGAAGATAGTGGATGATCTTCAGTCTCGACATACTGCTTTTATACATGACAAAAACTGA
- the PPCS gene encoding phosphopantothenate--cysteine ligase isoform X1 encodes MAAVDLVAEFPQPAGAARWAEVMARFAARLGAQGRRVVLVTSGGTKVPLEARPVRFLDNFSSGRRGAGSAEAFLAAGYGVLFLYRARSAFPFAHRFPPQTWLSVLRPSGQAPSGLLSLEAEEKELPGFAAALQSYQEAEAAGTFLAIEFTTLADYLHLLQAAAQALNPLGSSAMFYLAAAVSDFYVPASEMPEHKIQSSGGPLQITMKMVPKMLSPLVKDWAPKAFIISFKLETDPSIIIDRARNALEVYRHQVVVANILDSRRSSVVIITKDSETKLLLSEEEVEKGIEIEEKIVDDLQSRHTAFIHDKN; translated from the exons ATGGCGGCCGTGGACCTGGTTGCCGAGTTTCCCCAGCCCGCCGGTGCTGCGCGCTGGGCAGAGGTTATGGCTCGCTTCGCCGCCCGGTTGGGCGCACAGGGCCGACGGGTGGTGTTGGTCACTTCTGGCGGCACCAAGGTCCCTCTGGAAGCCCGGCCTGTGCGCTTCCTGGACAACTTCAGCAGTGGGCGGCGCGGTGCTGGCTCGGCCGAAGCCTTCTTGGCCGCGGGCTACGGGGTCTTGTTCCTGTACCGCGCGCGCTCTGCTTTCCCCTTTGCCCACCGCTTCCCGCCCCAGACCTGGCTGTCTGTTCTGCGGCCCTCCGGCCAAGCGCCTTCGGGCTTGCTGAGCCTGGAGGCCGAGGAAAAAGAACTCCCAGGCTTCGCCGCAGCTCTGCAGAGCTACCAGGAAGCTGAGGCTGCCGGCACCTTTCTGGCCATAGAGTTCACCACTTTGGCAGACTATTTGCATTTGCTGCAGGCTGCAGCCCAGGCTCTCAACCCACTAG GTTCTTCTGCGATGTTTTACCTGGCTGCGGCCGTGTCAGATTTCTATGTTCCTGCCTCTGAAATGCCTGAACACAAGATCCAGTCATCTGGGGGCCCACTGCAG ATAACAATGAAGATGGTGCCAAAAATGCTTTCTCCTTTGGTTAAAGACTGGGCTCCCAAAGCATTTATAATTTCCTTTAAGTTGGAGACTGACCCCTCCATCATAATTGATCGTGCACGGAATGCTTTAGAAGTTTATCGACATCAAGTGGTGGTGGCTAATATCCTTGATTCACGACGATCTTCTGTGGTTATTATAACCAAAGACTCAGAGACCAAGTTACTGTTATcagaggaagaagtagaaaaaggCATAGAGATAGAAGAGAAGATAGTGGATGATCTTCAGTCTCGACATACTGCTTTTATACATGACAAAAACTGA